TTTCTTCCCACGCCGGAGGGAGTGATCATGCAGATGATCGGGCAGAACTTCCCGGGCTTCATGAAGCCGATTCCCGCAATGGAAGAGGCGTACGACGACCTGCGCGTCCACCAACTCGCCCTGATGGCCGGTCTGCGCGCCGCCTACGCCGAGGCGCTTGCACGCTTCGACCCGGTGGAACTGGAGCAGCGTACGGATGTGACGGGGGGTGTTTTGGGAATGCTGTCGTCAGCAGGCCGCAAAGCCGCTTTGTGGGACGAATACAAGAAGAGCTTTGCCGAGATCCGCCGGGGGGCCGAGGACGACTTGGCAGCCTTTTCGGGACAGGCTTTTCTCGAGGCCTATGAAAGCGCCGAAGCCGCAGCGAAGGCCAAAAAGTGATTTTCCATATAGCGGGCGAGGAGTTCCGATTCCGGGTCATGGCGGCCTCGATGTCGGAAAAAGGGGGCAGAGAAGTCAACGAGGACTTTCTGGGTCTGGTGGACGTCGGTCATCGCGGTTTGTGCTGCGTATTGGCCGACGGTGCCGGAGGCCATGGACATGGCGGGTTGGCAGCACGCATGACCGTGAATGCCGTTCTGGAGGGTTTCAGCCACAACCCGCTGTTCGCCCCGGCAGGGCTGGCTTCGCTCATTTCGCTGGCTGAGCATGCCGTTGCGGGGGCTCAGCCCTTATCGGTCTCCCGCAAGCACATGAGTGCTACGGTGGTATTGCTTTGCATCGACCGCAAAACGGGGCGGGCGCTCTGGGCCCATTGGGGCGATTCTCGCCTTTACTGGTTCCGCGACCAGAAGGTGCGGCAGATCACTGAAGACCACAGCGTAGTTCAGCAGTTGCTGCACGCGGGTGTTTATCGGAACGAAGATCCTCGGCGGCTTCCCAACCGGAGCGTCTTGGCAGGGGCCATCGGCGCTGAATCGCAGATTCCGCCGACCGTATTGCCTCGGCCGATCGAAGTGGCGGCCGGCGATGCCTTTCTGCTGTGTTCGGACGGCCTGTGGGAGGGGCTGCATGAAGAGCAGATGGAAAGTGCCTTGCGGCACAGCCAGTCTCCCCAGGAATGGCTGGAACAGATGGAGGCCGCTGTGCGTGCCCAGGCCAGGTCGTACCAGGACAACTTCAGCGCGCTCGCCGTGTGGATCGCGGCCAGCGAAGACGGGGCGTGAACTGCGGCTGACAATGTGTTTTTTCGGATCTAAGGGAGTCGAATATGCAGGGTGATGTGTCGACACGTGGTGGATTGGGGAGGTTGGCTACGGTGGGGGCTGCGATGGGGGTTCTGCTGTCTGGCTGCGGCGTGATCAGCAATTTGAACCGTCCACAGGAAACCCCCACGGCAGTTCCCCCTGCGGTATTCGAAATCGTCGCCGACAGTGGCATCAATCCCG
The DNA window shown above is from Acidovorax sp. NCPPB 4044 and carries:
- a CDS encoding PP2C family protein-serine/threonine phosphatase, which produces MAASMSEKGGREVNEDFLGLVDVGHRGLCCVLADGAGGHGHGGLAARMTVNAVLEGFSHNPLFAPAGLASLISLAEHAVAGAQPLSVSRKHMSATVVLLCIDRKTGRALWAHWGDSRLYWFRDQKVRQITEDHSVVQQLLHAGVYRNEDPRRLPNRSVLAGAIGAESQIPPTVLPRPIEVAAGDAFLLCSDGLWEGLHEEQMESALRHSQSPQEWLEQMEAAVRAQARSYQDNFSALAVWIAASEDGA